GCTACCAGCTTTCATGAACACACGAGCCGTTGAGCTCTTGCGACGACCAGTACCGTAATATTGATTATCAGCCATTGCTTAAAGCTCCAAAAGTTGTGGTTGTTGTGCTGTATGTTTATGTTCAGTACCCGCGTAAACTTTAAGTTTACGGAACATTTCACGACCTAAAGGACCTTTAGGTAACATACCCTTAACTGCGAATTCAATCACGCGCTCTGGAGCTTTTTCGATTAGCTTTTCAAAGCTAATTTGCTTAAGACCACCAACAAATTCTGTATGCGAGTAGTAAATTTTACCCTTCGCTTTATTACCAGTTACTCTTACTTTCTCAGCATTGATAACAACGATGTAATCGCCAGTATCTACATGAGGAGTATATTCTGCTTTATGCTTACCGCGTAAACGGCTTGCAATTTCAGTAGCGATACGACCTAAAGTTTTATCTTCGGCGTCCACTAAGAACCATTCGCGTTGTACGCTTTCTGGTTTAGCTACAAAAGTTTTCATTAAAAAACCCAATTATATAAATGTTACTTAAATAATAACTTAAGAAAACCTCAAGTTATCCGTTAAAAGACTACGCTATTGCCCCTTCGAGCATCGAGTCCGTTGCCGGTCCTCTGGAAAAAGAACAAGCTTTGTAACGTAGGGAGGCAGGATTATACAGAACAACGTTGAAAAGATCACGCCTATTTTTTAATCTTTTTCCATTCCACGCTAAATAAGAGTTAATATTACGCTAAGGTGCATTATACGCGGTACTCAAACGCATTTTATTCTCATCTAACGTGCTCAACTGTAGCTTAATATAACTAGACATATGAGTTTCAATTCGTGAAGTCAGCTCAGGATAAAGCGCTTTAATTTGCATCAAAGCTGATGTGGTTGCTAAT
The Colwellia sp. Arc7-D genome window above contains:
- the rplM gene encoding 50S ribosomal protein L13, producing the protein MKTFVAKPESVQREWFLVDAEDKTLGRIATEIASRLRGKHKAEYTPHVDTGDYIVVINAEKVRVTGNKAKGKIYYSHTEFVGGLKQISFEKLIEKAPERVIEFAVKGMLPKGPLGREMFRKLKVYAGTEHKHTAQQPQLLEL